Within Acidimicrobiales bacterium, the genomic segment TTCCCACGCGACTTCGGTCAGCTCACCGAGGGTTCGCAGCTCGGCGATTTGGGCTTCGTCGTTGGCGTCCGCGATCGAGCCGGGTCGAAGGCCGTCGCCGAGCGAGAACGCTACGTCGTATGCCGCGAGGATCTCGCACAGTTCTTCGAAGTGGGAGTAGAGAAAGTTCTCTTGATGGTGCGCGAGGCACCAGGCGGCCATGATCGAACCGCCCCGGCTTACGATCCCGGTGACCCTCTTGACCGTGAGCGGGATGTACCGCAATAGCAGTCCGGCGTGGACCGTCATGTAGTCGACGCCCTGCTCCGCTTGCTCGATAACAGTGTCGCGGTAGACGTCCCACGACAGCCGCTCCGCGACACCGTCGACCTTCTCCAGCGCCTGATAGATGGGGACCGTTCCTATCGGTACCGGGGAGTTGCGGATTATCCAGCCGCGGGTGGTGTGAATGTCCCGACCGGTTGACAGGTCCATGACGGTGTCTGCGCCCCACCGGGTCGCCCACTCAAGCTTGTCGACTTCCTCAGCGACCGACGAGGTCACCGAGGAGTTGCCGATGTTGGCGTTGATCTTCACTAAGAAGCGCGCCCCGATGAGCATCGGTTCGGACTCGGGGTGGTTGATGTTCGCGGGAAGGATCGCGCGCCCGGCGGCTAGTTCCTCCATCACCGCGTCGGCCGGTATGCCCTCGCGAATGGCTGCGAACTCCATCTCGGGGGTCAGGATCCCCTGGCGGGCGTAGTGGAGCTGGGTGACGATCGCACCATGCTTCGCTCGCCGTGGTTGTCGGCTTTCGCGGGTATGGGAGGGATACCTCTGAGCGCCCCTAGCGGCGGCCCTGCCGTCATCGCGAACGTCGACCACCCTGCCCGAATACCGCTCCGTGTCGCCGCGCTCATCGATCCACGGCTCGCGAAGCAGGGGCAGTCCCGCTTCCCGTGGCGCCCCCGGCCCCGCGGTGTGGTAGCGCAGCAACTCCGCGTTGGGGGTTCCGTCGGGTGAATCGTGCAACCGCACCCCTTGAAACGGGACCCGGATGTCGGGTCGTGACCCGGTGACGAAGACGCGATTTCCTTTGGCTAGGCCCATGATTTCCTCCCTACGCCGGTATTAGCCGGATCAGGTCTAACGGTCGGGGTATCAGACCCCCTCTCAGCCCGAGCCTCGGGCTCCCGTGTGTCGCTCCCCTCACCATAGCGCCGGGCACGACCAACCAAAGTCGTGCGCTGGGTTCAATCCTCGGTCCCGACGGCGACGAAACACGAGCTCTCGTTACGCTCACGCCGTGCCTGTGCCTCTGAAAGACGGCTCTCAGACAGGGATCTCGTACGACTCGGTCGCTGCGACGTATCAGCGCGTCGCGGCTCCGCGGTTCTGCCTATCCATATTCCGGTTGGGATAGGGCCCGGGCCCAAGACTTAGCGCAACACCCCTGAAGCGCGCAGTTCGGCTGCCGCATCGGTATCGATGCCCGCCCACTCGGCGAGGACCTCGTCGGTGTGCTCGCCAATCTCGGGAGGGGGGCGGCGGAGCGAACCGGGGGTCACGCTGAACCGCGGCGCCGGCGCGGGTTGCGCAACACCGTCAACATCCGCGTAGGCGTGCCGACCCGAGTTGTGGGGGTGGTCTGGCACCTCGTCGATGTCGAGCACTGGGGTTACACAGGCATCGCTGCCCTCGAACGTCTTGCACCACTCTTCACGTGTGCGGGTTTTGAATACTTCAGAAAAACGTCGCTTGACCTCGGGCCAGCTGGCCGAATCCATCTGGGCAGGAAGCGAGCCGGGGTCGAGGCCGAGGCCCTCGATCAACCGGGCGTAGAACTGTGGCTCGATCGCGCCCACCGAAACCCATCGGCCGTCTGCAGCCTCGTACGCGTCGTAGAAAGGCGCGCCGGAGTCGAGCAGGTTCGTGCCGCGCGGGGACGGCGGTGAACGTCGAGGCCCGAAGAAGGGGAGCATGAGCAATGCGCTCCCGTCGACCATCGCCGCGTCGACGACCTGACCCCGCCCGCTGCGCCGCGCTTCGACAAGTGCGCACATCAACCCGAACGCCAAAAGCATCCCGCCCCCTCCGAAGTCGCCGACCAGGTTCAGAGGCGGAGTGGGAGGCTGGCCCGCCCGACCGATCATTCCGAGCGCACCGCTCAGCGAGATGTAGTTGATGTCGTGCCCCGCGCTTTTTGCCAGCGGCCCATCCTGACCGAAACCAGTCATCCGTCCGTACACGAGCGCGGGATTGCGGCCGAGGCACACCTGCGGTCCCAATCCCAGGCGTTCCATGACACCGGGACGGAAGCCCTC encodes:
- a CDS encoding CaiB/BaiF CoA-transferase family protein yields the protein MNAAMPPVGPLAGIRVLQIASLAPGPFAACMLADMGADVVRVDRLAGAPAFSSELLGRGQRSVAVDLKHPAGIDVVLRLVESAEMLIEGFRPGVMERLGLGPQVCLGRNPALVYGRMTGFGQDGPLAKSAGHDINYISLSGALGMIGRAGQPPTPPLNLVGDFGGGGMLLAFGLMCALVEARRSGRGQVVDAAMVDGSALLMLPFFGPRRSPPSPRGTNLLDSGAPFYDAYEAADGRWVSVGAIEPQFYARLIEGLGLDPGSLPAQMDSASWPEVKRRFSEVFKTRTREEWCKTFEGSDACVTPVLDIDEVPDHPHNSGRHAYADVDGVAQPAPAPRFSVTPGSLRRPPPEIGEHTDEVLAEWAGIDTDAAAELRASGVLR
- the thiC gene encoding phosphomethylpyrimidine synthase ThiC: MGLAKGNRVFVTGSRPDIRVPFQGVRLHDSPDGTPNAELLRYHTAGPGAPREAGLPLLREPWIDERGDTERYSGRVVDVRDDGRAAARGAQRYPSHTRESRQPRRAKHGAIVTQLHYARQGILTPEMEFAAIREGIPADAVMEELAAGRAILPANINHPESEPMLIGARFLVKINANIGNSSVTSSVAEEVDKLEWATRWGADTVMDLSTGRDIHTTRGWIIRNSPVPIGTVPIYQALEKVDGVAERLSWDVYRDTVIEQAEQGVDYMTVHAGLLLRYIPLTVKRVTGIVSRGGSIMAAWCLAHHQENFLYSHFEELCEILAAYDVAFSLGDGLRPGSIADANDEAQIAELRTLGELTEVAWERGAQVMVEGPGHVPMHQIQENMHLQRQYCHGAPFYTLGPLTTDIAPGYDHITSAIGAAMIGWAGTAMLCYVTPKEHLGLPDRDDVKAGVIAYKIAAHAADLAKGHPGARAWDDALSKARFEFRWEDQFELALDPDTARAYHDETLPAESAKTAHFCSMCGPKFCSMRISHDLRAADRIQEAMQDKAEEFRSSGSEIYLLPQKAT